From the genome of Verrucomicrobiia bacterium, one region includes:
- a CDS encoding glycoside hydrolase family 2 protein, protein MKTPARFLSLVGLLAWVICSHGADDLTKITTVSLNGPWQVVEAGGTNWLPAKVPGCIHTDLLAAQRIPDPFFRENEKLVQWVGETNWIYRRTFLASPELLRHQRILLRCDGLDTLATVRLNGKELGRTDNMFRTWEFDVKEALAAGVNIIEVAFDSPLPVMRERNAERPMYEWIGSHEPSGRAWVRKEPCNFGWDWGPVLITCGIWRDIQLVAFDEARFTDISIQQDHAVKDQVALTVQVEAETVSQEPLTAIIAVQYGDKTLDRTFIPLTQGKGAGALVIKQPQLWWPVGLGGQPLYDVHVGLMNLDTDLLDYTVKRIGLRTVKLLPPDRNQSLRLEVNGVTVFAKGANWIPADPFPNRVTTEKLQRYVNDAVAANMNLLRFWGGGYYEEPALFEACDAAGILVWLDFKFGCSSYPAFDPAFMDNVRQEVRDNVKRLRHHPSIAVWCGNNEISLMTKAEWSTNSMGKADYDKLFSDLIGGEVRRLAPQAVYVPGSPEVGDIHSWGVWHGDKPFESFRELNGFMSEFGFQSFPEPSTVATYTLPQDRASLLTPVMQWHQRSSGNGNQKIKDTTARYFHEPKDFEGALWLSQILQGYGIKMGAEFWRQNQPASMGCVFWQYNDCWPVTSWSSVDYYGNWKALQYFARHFYAPVLVSGLENPTNNSVAIYATSDLREEKPATVSWEVTTADGTSLQRENRRVTLGTQASQLVTKLDLQALAKKHGAENLMVWLKLETLGQPASENLVTLARPKELPLVDPWLQTDIKASGKQFVVRLDARHPALWTWLELKGSRARYSDNFVHVRAGAPVEIVVTPDQPMTPEQFRDALYVHNLFDTYN, encoded by the coding sequence ATGAAAACTCCGGCGCGTTTCTTGTCTCTGGTCGGTCTGCTGGCGTGGGTGATTTGCTCACACGGGGCGGATGATTTGACCAAGATCACCACGGTCAGTTTGAACGGCCCGTGGCAGGTGGTCGAAGCGGGCGGCACCAACTGGTTGCCCGCCAAAGTGCCGGGCTGCATTCACACCGACCTGCTCGCGGCCCAGCGCATCCCCGATCCATTTTTCCGTGAGAACGAAAAATTGGTCCAATGGGTGGGGGAAACCAACTGGATCTATCGGCGCACGTTCCTCGCGTCACCGGAGTTGCTGCGACACCAGCGGATTCTGCTGCGGTGCGATGGCCTGGATACGCTGGCTACCGTGCGCTTGAACGGCAAGGAATTGGGCCGCACGGACAACATGTTTCGCACCTGGGAATTTGACGTCAAAGAAGCGCTGGCCGCCGGCGTTAACATCATCGAGGTGGCGTTTGATTCGCCCCTGCCGGTCATGCGCGAACGCAACGCCGAACGGCCGATGTATGAATGGATCGGATCGCACGAACCATCGGGTCGCGCCTGGGTGCGCAAGGAGCCGTGCAACTTTGGTTGGGATTGGGGTCCCGTGCTGATCACGTGCGGCATCTGGCGCGACATCCAACTGGTGGCGTTTGACGAGGCGCGCTTTACCGACATATCCATCCAGCAGGACCACGCCGTGAAGGATCAGGTCGCGCTGACGGTGCAGGTGGAAGCGGAAACGGTCAGTCAAGAACCGCTGACGGCGATCATTGCCGTGCAGTATGGCGACAAGACGCTGGATCGGACTTTCATTCCGCTGACGCAAGGCAAGGGCGCGGGCGCGTTGGTGATCAAACAACCGCAACTTTGGTGGCCGGTCGGTTTGGGCGGCCAACCGTTATATGACGTGCATGTGGGCTTGATGAATCTGGACACCGACCTGCTGGATTACACCGTCAAACGTATCGGCCTGCGCACCGTGAAATTGCTGCCGCCGGATCGCAACCAATCGCTGCGTCTGGAGGTGAACGGCGTGACCGTTTTTGCCAAGGGCGCGAATTGGATTCCCGCGGACCCGTTTCCCAATCGCGTCACCACGGAAAAATTGCAGCGCTACGTCAACGACGCGGTGGCGGCAAACATGAATCTGCTGCGCTTCTGGGGCGGCGGTTATTACGAGGAACCCGCGTTGTTCGAGGCGTGTGATGCCGCGGGCATTCTGGTCTGGCTGGATTTCAAATTCGGCTGCTCCAGTTATCCGGCGTTCGATCCGGCGTTCATGGATAACGTGCGTCAGGAAGTGCGCGATAACGTCAAGCGTCTGCGCCATCACCCGAGCATCGCGGTCTGGTGCGGCAACAATGAAATCTCGCTCATGACCAAGGCGGAATGGTCCACCAACAGCATGGGCAAGGCGGATTACGACAAGCTGTTCAGCGACCTGATCGGGGGCGAGGTCCGGCGGCTGGCGCCGCAGGCCGTGTACGTGCCCGGCAGTCCCGAGGTGGGCGACATCCATTCGTGGGGCGTCTGGCACGGGGACAAACCGTTTGAGAGTTTTCGCGAACTCAACGGGTTCATGAGCGAGTTCGGTTTTCAATCCTTCCCCGAACCGTCCACCGTGGCGACCTACACCCTGCCGCAGGACCGCGCGTCGTTGCTCACGCCCGTGATGCAATGGCACCAACGCTCCTCCGGCAACGGCAATCAAAAGATCAAAGACACCACGGCGCGTTACTTCCACGAACCGAAGGATTTTGAAGGCGCTTTGTGGTTGAGTCAGATTCTGCAAGGGTACGGAATCAAAATGGGCGCCGAGTTCTGGCGGCAAAACCAGCCCGCCTCCATGGGTTGCGTGTTCTGGCAATACAACGATTGCTGGCCGGTCACCAGTTGGTCTTCGGTGGATTACTACGGCAACTGGAAGGCGCTGCAATACTTCGCGCGACACTTTTACGCGCCGGTGCTCGTGTCTGGTTTGGAAAATCCCACCAACAATTCCGTGGCCATTTACGCCACCAGCGATTTGCGGGAGGAAAAACCAGCCACCGTCAGTTGGGAAGTCACCACGGCTGACGGCACTTCGTTGCAACGCGAGAACCGTCGGGTGACGCTCGGTACACAAGCGAGTCAGTTGGTCACCAAACTCGACCTGCAAGCGCTGGCGAAAAAACATGGCGCTGAAAATCTGATGGTCTGGTTGAAACTGGAGACGCTGGGTCAACCGGCCTCGGAAAATCTGGTGACGCTGGCGCGGCCCAAGGAGCTGCCGCTGGTGGACCCATGGTTGCAAACGGACATCAAGGCTTCCGGCAAACAATTCGTGGTGCGCCTGGACGCGCGGCATCCCGCGCTGTGGACGTGGCTCGAATTGAAAGGCAGCCGGGCGCGTTATTCGGACAACTTCGTCCACGTGCGGGCGGGGGCGCCGGTGGAGATTGTGGTCACGCCCGATCAGCCGATGACGCCGGAACAGTTCCGCGACGCCTTGTACGTTCACAACCTGTTCGATACTTACAACTGA
- a CDS encoding type II toxin-antitoxin system HicB family antitoxin — protein sequence MTCKLTAIIEQDKDGVFAYCPELKGCHTQGDTVEEALSNLREAAELYVETLKPMERRRLNAKTILATSLEIAHA from the coding sequence ATGACTTGCAAGCTCACAGCCATCATCGAACAAGACAAGGACGGCGTGTTTGCCTATTGCCCGGAACTCAAGGGTTGTCACACGCAGGGAGACACCGTGGAGGAGGCGTTGTCCAACTTGCGCGAGGCGGCGGAGCTTTATGTGGAAACCCTAAAGCCGATGGAACGGCGGCGACTGAACGCTAAAACCATTCTCGCCACTTCGTTGGAGATCGCGCATGCCTAA
- a CDS encoding type II toxin-antitoxin system HicA family toxin has product MPKLPRLTAAEAERSLLAAGFILMRSKGSHRIYFRGDVRVVVPFHRGKILHPKIVREVLSATGEI; this is encoded by the coding sequence ATGCCTAAATTGCCCCGCCTCACCGCAGCGGAGGCGGAGCGCAGCTTGTTGGCTGCCGGTTTTATACTCATGCGTTCAAAAGGAAGTCATCGAATTTACTTTCGTGGTGACGTGCGCGTCGTCGTTCCGTTTCATCGAGGTAAAATTTTGCATCCCAAGATCGTGCGTGAGGTGTTGTCGGCAACAGGTGAAATTTGA
- a CDS encoding PIN domain-containing protein, which produces MKTALLDTNVLLALAWPNHQHHAQAHGWFAAQGKKNWATCAFTQLGFIRLSSNPAYTVSAVSPQEAAMLLQQWTRLKGHHFWPAPVADEPAIYARALGHQQVNDAWLVAVARRHSGRLVTLDTRLPAHSLESERVEVIKV; this is translated from the coding sequence GTGAAGACCGCGTTGCTGGACACGAATGTCCTGCTCGCGCTGGCTTGGCCCAATCATCAGCATCACGCCCAGGCGCATGGCTGGTTTGCCGCCCAGGGAAAGAAGAACTGGGCCACTTGTGCGTTCACGCAGCTTGGTTTTATCCGGCTTTCGTCCAATCCCGCTTACACTGTCAGCGCGGTTTCTCCGCAGGAGGCCGCCATGCTGCTGCAACAATGGACGCGGCTCAAGGGGCATCATTTCTGGCCCGCGCCGGTCGCGGACGAGCCTGCGATTTACGCCCGGGCTCTCGGCCACCAACAGGTCAATGACGCCTGGCTGGTCGCAGTGGCTCGCCGCCATTCGGGACGGCTCGTCACGCTGGATACCCGGCTGCCGGCGCATTCCTTGGAAAGTGAGCGGGTTGAAGTCATCAAGGTTTGA
- a CDS encoding PIN domain-containing protein has translation MKPVVLDASALLALFFDEPGAEKIEHLFHLASEADRPVFISAVNWAEALYKMERRHGKAGLETARRFERTTPLETVSVDQEQAEAAAQLKNKYDLGLADAFAAALAKNKKAELVTADQEFKSVEKEIKINWLK, from the coding sequence ATGAAACCCGTTGTTTTGGATGCCTCCGCGCTGCTGGCGCTGTTCTTTGATGAGCCGGGTGCGGAAAAAATAGAACATTTGTTTCACCTGGCTTCCGAAGCGGATCGCCCGGTCTTCATCAGCGCGGTCAACTGGGCGGAAGCGCTTTACAAAATGGAGCGCAGGCACGGCAAAGCCGGCTTGGAAACCGCGCGCCGGTTTGAACGCACGACACCGTTGGAAACCGTGTCGGTTGACCAGGAACAGGCGGAAGCGGCCGCGCAGTTGAAGAATAAATATGACTTGGGATTGGCCGACGCCTTTGCCGCGGCGCTGGCCAAGAATAAAAAAGCCGAACTCGTGACGGCTGACCAGGAATTCAAATCCGTGGAAAAAGAAATTAAAATCAATTGGTTAAAATAA
- a CDS encoding AbrB/MazE/SpoVT family DNA-binding domain-containing protein has translation MNTAYVTSKGQLVVPARIRRRFGIKPGTRINFVEEGERIIFQPVTREYISSFRGIYKLKPGEKSVVQELLEERRAEKKKEDRA, from the coding sequence ATGAATACCGCCTACGTTACTTCCAAAGGTCAGTTGGTTGTCCCCGCGCGCATCCGACGGCGGTTTGGCATCAAGCCCGGCACGCGCATCAATTTCGTGGAGGAAGGCGAACGTATCATCTTCCAGCCCGTTACGCGCGAATACATCAGCAGTTTTCGCGGTATTTACAAACTCAAGCCGGGCGAAAAATCCGTGGTGCAAGAGCTTCTGGAAGAACGCCGCGCCGAAAAGAAAAAGGAGGACCGCGCATGA
- a CDS encoding 3' terminal RNA ribose 2'-O-methyltransferase Hen1 — MLLTLTTTRKPATDIGYLLRKNPARSQSFNLSFGKAHIFYPEATPERCTVGLLVEVDPVGLVRNRRGPAGEGGALEQYVNDRPYAASSFLSVAIAEVFGSALSGKSKERPELADAPLPLRVVFSALPCRGGEEFLRKMFEPLGYAVTARRLPLDEKFPGWGESAYFQVELNACLPLQRVLSHLYVLVPVLDNDKHYWVSDDEVRKLLRHGEGWLMSHPEREAITRRYLKHQRSLVDDALAQLADEAEPNPDAVAEVHAAEEEIIERSISLNEQRLGSVLAALKSTGAARVLDLGCGEGKLLQALLKEKQFTEIVGMDVSHRALEIAHDRLHYDRLPPVQKNRLRFLHGSLIYRDQRLAGFDAAAVVEVIEHLDAARLAAFERVLFECARPKSIVITTPNREYNVKWKTLLAGKFRHRDHRFEWTRAEFREWANGVAARFGYNVRFLPIGPEDSVVGSPTQMGVFERSAKQ, encoded by the coding sequence ATGTTGCTAACTTTGACCACGACGCGAAAGCCGGCGACCGACATCGGTTACCTGCTTCGGAAGAATCCGGCGCGCTCACAGTCGTTCAATCTTTCATTTGGCAAAGCCCACATTTTTTACCCCGAAGCTACGCCGGAACGATGCACCGTTGGGCTGCTGGTAGAAGTTGATCCGGTTGGTCTGGTGCGAAATCGTCGCGGCCCGGCGGGCGAAGGTGGCGCGTTGGAGCAATACGTCAACGACCGGCCTTACGCCGCCTCGTCCTTTTTGAGCGTCGCCATCGCCGAAGTTTTTGGTAGCGCGCTTTCCGGGAAAAGCAAGGAGCGTCCCGAACTGGCCGATGCGCCATTACCTCTGCGTGTGGTATTCTCTGCGCTGCCGTGCCGGGGCGGTGAGGAGTTTCTGAGGAAAATGTTCGAGCCGCTCGGCTACGCCGTGACCGCACGCCGATTGCCGCTTGATGAGAAATTTCCCGGCTGGGGCGAGAGCGCCTATTTCCAAGTGGAATTGAACGCGTGCCTGCCTTTGCAGCGGGTTCTGTCGCATCTTTATGTTCTCGTGCCGGTGCTGGACAATGACAAGCACTATTGGGTGAGCGATGACGAGGTGCGGAAACTTTTGCGCCATGGCGAGGGTTGGTTGATGTCGCATCCCGAGCGCGAGGCCATTACCCGTCGCTATCTCAAGCACCAACGCAGTCTGGTGGACGACGCGCTGGCACAACTTGCGGATGAAGCTGAACCGAATCCCGACGCCGTTGCCGAAGTCCACGCGGCGGAAGAAGAAATCATTGAGCGCAGCATCAGCCTCAACGAACAGCGTCTTGGCTCGGTGCTGGCCGCGTTGAAAAGCACCGGCGCGGCGCGCGTTTTAGATTTGGGCTGTGGCGAAGGCAAATTGCTCCAAGCCCTGCTGAAAGAAAAACAGTTCACCGAAATCGTCGGTATGGACGTGTCGCATCGCGCGCTCGAAATCGCGCATGACCGATTACATTATGACCGCCTTCCGCCCGTTCAGAAAAATCGCCTCCGCTTTCTGCATGGCTCGCTTATTTATCGCGACCAACGTCTGGCCGGTTTTGATGCCGCCGCCGTGGTGGAAGTTATCGAGCACCTTGATGCCGCGCGATTGGCTGCGTTCGAGCGCGTGCTGTTCGAGTGCGCCCGGCCGAAGTCCATCGTCATCACGACGCCCAATCGCGAATACAACGTGAAATGGAAAACGCTGCTCGCCGGGAAGTTCCGCCATCGCGACCATCGCTTCGAGTGGACACGCGCGGAATTTCGGGAATGGGCGAATGGTGTGGCCGCTCGCTTTGGCTACAACGTGCGCTTTCTGCCCATCGGCCCGGAAGATTCGGTGGTCGGCTCGCCGACGCAGATGGGGGTGTTTGAAAGAAGCGCCAAGCAATAA
- a CDS encoding polynucleotide kinase-phosphatase, with protein sequence MTLTIPELSFVVLIGVSGSGKSTFARKHFKPTEILSSDYCRGLVSDDENSQAATKDAFEVLHFIARKRLAAGKLTVVDATNVQPESRKSLVTIAREFHCLPVAIVLDLPERVAHDRNKARPDRDFGPHVIRQQSQQLHRSLRGLEREGFRHVHVLKSPEEIEAVVIERQPLWNNLKQEHGPFDIIGDIHGCFDELVELLRQLGHGVDGTTLTVQPVNGRKLVFVGDLVDRGPKIPQVLKLVMNAVAGGTALCVPGNHDVKLMRKLRGRDVQITHGLAESLAQLANEPEDFRKRVTEFIDDLVSHYVLDDGKLVVAHAGMKESMQGRGSGAVREFALFGETTGETDEFGLPVRYNWAAEYRGAAAVVYGHTPVPEPEWLNRTINIDTGCVFGGKLTALRYPEKELVSVPAKQTYAESRKPFLPPEDQAPTLSAQQQHDDLLDLADVTGKRIVSTRLHGNVTIREENSIAALEVMSRFAANPKWLIYLPPTMSPCETSSAPGWLEHPAEAFAYFRHAGVPRVVCEEKHMGSRAVVIICRDEDAARKIFGVTGEGIGICYTRTGRRFFDNTTLEAEFLERIRTAASAAGFWDEFKTDWLCLDCELMPWSAKAQELLKQQYAAVGTAAQATLAAEVTALEQAAVRGLDVSELLAHTTARRQMVNDYIEAYRRYCWPVNSVNDLKLAPFHLLASEGKVHVDKPNDWHMQTLARLASGIIVATPFRIIDVTDPESEAEGIRWWEELTGRGGEGMVVKPLEFIAKSRRGLVQPAVKCRGREYLRIIYGPEYTAVENLERLRARGLSTKRSLALREFALGIESLERFTRKEPLRRVHEAVFGVLALESESVDPRL encoded by the coding sequence ATGACACTCACCATCCCAGAGCTTTCCTTCGTCGTCCTGATCGGTGTATCCGGTTCGGGCAAGAGCACCTTCGCACGGAAACATTTCAAGCCAACGGAGATTTTGTCTTCCGATTATTGCCGTGGTCTGGTGTCGGACGACGAGAACAGTCAGGCGGCGACGAAGGATGCTTTTGAAGTACTTCACTTTATCGCCCGCAAACGGCTCGCGGCGGGAAAATTGACCGTGGTGGATGCGACGAACGTGCAACCGGAATCACGTAAATCACTCGTCACCATTGCGCGCGAATTTCATTGCCTGCCCGTGGCCATCGTTTTGGATTTGCCGGAGCGCGTCGCGCATGACCGCAATAAAGCGCGACCTGACCGGGATTTTGGCCCGCACGTCATTCGCCAGCAATCGCAGCAGTTGCATCGCTCATTGCGCGGACTGGAGCGCGAAGGGTTTCGCCATGTTCATGTGCTGAAATCGCCCGAGGAAATTGAAGCCGTAGTCATCGAGCGGCAGCCGCTTTGGAATAATTTGAAACAAGAACATGGGCCGTTCGACATCATCGGCGATATTCATGGGTGTTTTGATGAACTCGTGGAGTTACTTCGCCAACTCGGACATGGCGTGGATGGAACGACCCTCACGGTTCAACCGGTCAATGGACGCAAGCTAGTATTCGTCGGCGACCTCGTGGATCGCGGGCCAAAAATTCCACAGGTGTTGAAGTTGGTGATGAACGCCGTTGCCGGCGGCACGGCGTTGTGCGTGCCCGGCAACCATGACGTGAAACTCATGCGGAAACTACGCGGGCGTGATGTGCAAATCACCCACGGTCTTGCGGAATCTCTGGCGCAACTCGCCAACGAGCCGGAGGATTTCCGCAAGCGCGTGACGGAATTCATTGATGACTTGGTGAGTCATTACGTTCTCGACGATGGCAAACTGGTGGTCGCACACGCTGGTATGAAAGAATCCATGCAGGGACGCGGCTCCGGCGCAGTGCGCGAATTCGCGCTGTTCGGCGAAACCACCGGCGAAACCGATGAGTTCGGCCTGCCCGTGCGTTACAATTGGGCCGCCGAATATCGCGGCGCGGCGGCGGTGGTGTATGGACACACGCCCGTGCCCGAACCGGAGTGGTTGAACCGCACCATCAACATTGACACCGGCTGCGTTTTCGGCGGGAAGCTCACCGCGCTGCGTTATCCCGAAAAGGAACTCGTCTCCGTTCCGGCAAAACAAACTTACGCCGAATCTCGCAAACCATTTCTACCGCCGGAAGACCAAGCTCCGACCTTGTCTGCGCAACAACAGCACGACGATTTGCTCGATCTCGCCGACGTGACGGGCAAACGCATCGTCAGCACCCGCCTGCATGGCAACGTGACCATTCGCGAGGAGAATTCCATCGCCGCGTTGGAAGTGATGAGCCGTTTCGCCGCAAATCCCAAGTGGCTGATTTATTTGCCGCCCACCATGTCGCCGTGCGAGACCAGCAGTGCGCCCGGTTGGTTGGAACATCCGGCGGAAGCCTTCGCTTACTTTCGCCATGCGGGCGTGCCGCGCGTGGTCTGCGAGGAAAAACACATGGGTTCGCGCGCCGTGGTCATCATTTGCCGCGACGAAGATGCGGCGCGAAAAATTTTTGGCGTGACCGGGGAAGGCATTGGTATTTGTTACACCCGCACCGGGCGAAGGTTTTTCGACAACACGACGTTGGAAGCGGAATTTCTTGAGCGCATCCGCACCGCTGCCAGTGCCGCTGGATTCTGGGATGAATTCAAAACCGACTGGCTCTGCCTCGACTGTGAATTGATGCCGTGGTCGGCCAAGGCGCAGGAATTGTTGAAACAACAATACGCCGCCGTGGGAACGGCAGCGCAAGCAACACTCGCGGCGGAAGTCACCGCGCTTGAGCAAGCCGCCGTCCGCGGCCTCGACGTGAGCGAACTGCTCGCCCATACAACGGCGCGCCGTCAAATGGTGAACGACTACATCGAAGCTTATCGCCGCTACTGCTGGCCGGTGAACTCGGTGAACGATTTGAAACTCGCGCCGTTTCATCTGCTCGCCAGCGAAGGAAAGGTTCACGTTGACAAACCAAACGACTGGCACATGCAAACATTGGCGCGACTCGCGAGCGGCATCATCGTCGCTACGCCGTTCCGCATCATTGATGTGACTGATCCCGAAAGCGAAGCCGAAGGCATCCGTTGGTGGGAAGAACTGACCGGGCGTGGCGGCGAAGGCATGGTCGTAAAGCCGTTGGAATTCATCGCCAAAAGCCGGCGCGGACTGGTGCAGCCGGCCGTGAAGTGCCGGGGCCGCGAATATCTCCGCATCATTTACGGCCCGGAATACACGGCGGTGGAAAATCTCGAACGCCTGCGGGCGCGCGGCCTTTCCACGAAACGTTCGCTGGCGCTCCGCGAATTTGCGCTCGGCATCGAATCGCTTGAGCGTTTCACCCGCAAAGAACCCTTGCGCCGCGTGCATGAGGCCGTCTTTGGTGTGCTGGCTTTGGAAAGCGAATCGGTTGACCCGCGTTTGTGA
- a CDS encoding ABC-F family ATP-binding cassette domain-containing protein: MSTLLNATEVTVRYGVQTLLDAATFAVEAGERIGLVGRNGCGKTTFLKVLAGLLTPDSGTVTRRHDLFTSYLPQDFQLDPTLDVRGNVRAGAAEVLRLIAAFEALPPDSDRHAELEHRVHSLEGWTLDQRIETALSRLNCPEGTRGIDRLSGGEKRRVALARAIVSRPEFLILDEPTNHLDPEAIEWLAEFLENFGGTFLVVTHDRYFLDRVVTRMVELDDGKFWAHAGNYTDYLLAKAEREEAQAVVEHKRQMFLKKELAWVRTGPRAQRTKQKNRFERYYAEAAKAGPTIDTDMELVIPPPPQLGNRTVELTQLGMVLGGHRLFSGFSFNFENGRRIGVCGRNGLGKTTLLKIILGQIEPTEGTVKTGPLTKFNYVDQSRQQLNDDRTVLEEASDGTEFVLWGAARLSVRSYLKRFLFADDRITTPVRKLSGGERSRLLLAKILKAGGNFLMLDEPTNDLDLPTLRVLEEALLAFPGVVCVVSHDRYFLNRVCTDILAFEGDGRIHHSVGDYDYYLEKKQRADVAAARESAAILATNKSAVLARDAATKAAKPRKLSFKEQRELEGMEARILAAEEEVARIEGLFAAPDFHRTHAPQTNQLKADLATAKETVAALYQRWEELETAKTAAGQPAD; this comes from the coding sequence ATGTCCACCCTGCTCAATGCCACCGAAGTGACCGTGCGTTACGGCGTCCAAACGTTGCTGGATGCCGCGACCTTCGCCGTTGAAGCGGGGGAACGGATTGGTTTGGTGGGGCGCAATGGCTGCGGCAAGACCACGTTTCTCAAGGTGCTGGCCGGATTGCTCACGCCGGATTCCGGCACGGTCACGCGGCGTCACGATTTATTCACGAGTTATCTGCCGCAGGATTTTCAACTCGATCCCACGCTGGATGTGCGCGGCAACGTCCGGGCGGGCGCGGCGGAAGTGTTGCGGTTGATCGCCGCGTTTGAAGCGTTGCCGCCGGATTCCGACCGCCATGCGGAACTGGAGCATCGGGTTCACTCGCTGGAGGGCTGGACGTTGGATCAGCGGATCGAAACCGCGCTCTCCCGATTGAACTGTCCCGAGGGAACGCGCGGGATTGATCGTCTCTCTGGAGGCGAAAAGCGGCGGGTGGCCCTGGCGCGCGCCATCGTGTCGCGTCCCGAGTTTTTGATTCTCGATGAGCCGACCAATCACCTCGATCCGGAAGCCATCGAATGGTTGGCGGAGTTTCTGGAAAATTTTGGCGGCACGTTCCTCGTGGTCACGCACGACCGCTATTTTTTGGATCGGGTGGTCACGCGCATGGTGGAATTGGACGACGGAAAGTTCTGGGCGCACGCGGGCAACTACACGGATTACCTGCTGGCCAAAGCCGAACGGGAAGAGGCGCAGGCGGTGGTGGAGCACAAACGCCAGATGTTTCTGAAAAAGGAACTGGCCTGGGTGCGCACCGGCCCGCGCGCGCAACGCACCAAACAGAAGAACCGCTTCGAGCGTTATTACGCGGAAGCGGCGAAAGCGGGGCCCACGATTGACACCGACATGGAACTGGTCATTCCGCCCCCGCCACAGTTGGGCAATCGCACCGTGGAACTGACCCAATTGGGCATGGTCCTGGGCGGCCACCGTCTGTTCTCCGGTTTCAGTTTCAATTTTGAGAATGGCCGGCGCATCGGCGTTTGCGGACGCAACGGTTTAGGCAAAACCACGCTGTTGAAAATCATTCTGGGTCAAATCGAGCCGACCGAAGGCACGGTCAAAACCGGGCCGCTGACCAAGTTTAATTACGTGGACCAATCGCGGCAGCAATTGAACGATGATCGCACGGTGCTGGAGGAGGCGTCGGACGGCACTGAGTTTGTGTTGTGGGGGGCCGCGCGGCTTTCCGTGCGCAGTTATTTGAAACGCTTTTTGTTTGCGGACGACCGGATCACCACGCCGGTGCGCAAGCTCAGCGGCGGCGAGCGGAGCCGATTGTTGCTGGCAAAAATTCTCAAGGCGGGCGGCAACTTTCTCATGCTCGACGAGCCGACGAACGATCTGGACCTGCCAACGCTGCGCGTGTTGGAGGAAGCGCTGCTCGCGTTTCCGGGCGTGGTGTGCGTGGTGAGTCACGACCGGTATTTCTTGAATCGCGTTTGCACGGACATCCTCGCGTTCGAGGGCGATGGCCGGATTCATCACAGCGTGGGTGATTACGATTATTATCTGGAAAAGAAACAGCGCGCGGACGTGGCTGCGGCTCGTGAGAGCGCGGCCATTCTCGCCACCAATAAATCCGCCGTCCTCGCACGAGATGCAGCCACCAAAGCCGCCAAACCGCGCAAATTATCCTTTAAGGAACAGCGCGAACTGGAAGGCATGGAAGCGCGGATTCTCGCCGCCGAGGAAGAAGTTGCGCGCATCGAAGGCTTGTTTGCCGCGCCTGATTTTCATCGCACCCACGCGCCGCAGACGAATCAGTTGAAAGCGGATTTGGCGACGGCCAAGGAAACGGTGGCGGCGCTTTACCAGCGTTGGGAGGAATTGGAAACCGCCAAGACCGCTGCGGGGCAACCGGCGGATTGA